The Corythoichthys intestinalis isolate RoL2023-P3 chromosome 1, ASM3026506v1, whole genome shotgun sequence genome has a segment encoding these proteins:
- the LOC130920744 gene encoding NACHT, LRR and PYD domains-containing protein 12-like, with translation MTLDSGRKELLWKTLMELGEDDFKAFKFFTDLPQRVLDTPSPVDVAYEMVKKHGENALEETIKILKRIGNNNLAEMLRCNVLEIRGTVFSVHDDNDQLARLKADLQSNLHSLYSIVPEGNTERWKQQPLVDVYTELDVSYGANVSPDERHEVLQMETRAAAARESILPCDIFKSPDGKPRPIRTLLTVGFAGIGKTFLVQNFVCDWASGNTNQDVHFIFPFTFRELNTDKGKSFTLAKLIRRYVCESRHMSEETLNNIFAELQTSGKRDYESSRIKVLFVLDGLDECNFKMDLKNEMKVDMDVTEAYPLEVLLAHLIKRNLLSCARIWITTRPATAHEIPSDFIDSRTEVRGFSDSQRLEYFMNRFPNEDRIIEYIQKSRTIFIMCHLPIFCWITSTILQDHLDKGKVGELPTTLTELYSEHAFRHLDTSKERQTTEYACDVKALAKLAFHNTMSKRQIFYEKDLADCGFDYEQAAKHCGIFTEVFREVRPLRRNLQGKMFQFIHLTIQEYMAAFYVMMSLFHDNKNVLTDSELEPAGVFQEEEKSEELEEIESEDEETELAEEEKEDEGSWKITEVLRSALQKASESEGNLDLFLRFLVGLSLPCNQEVVGELLKAPQYCRQSKSKTVKLIKERIKRNTPENNINLFYCLNELKDDSLLKQIQKEIVLSFHWEDMPDYMWSALAFLLTNDETLKSIYLSEYAQSPLVLEKLLVVVKASQKLELVECYLDKRSCHLLASVLSSPSNLRHLDLSLNDLSDEGVEILSKGLTSPHCILQFLGLQCCGMTKQGCILLAESLKLNPSHLQELHLNFNNLSDEGVKILSKGLASPYCVLQVLKLSECGITGRGCVSLAEPLMLNPSYLQQLYLNFNNLTDEGVEALSKGLASPHCTLQVLELSECGITKQGCVSLGEALKLNPSHLQELDLCWNDLSDEGVEIISEGLASPHCSLKVLQLSWCNITDKGCVSLAKALKLHSSHLQELYLWGNQIGEEGKRVLLDVQEDPSYQLKTVCFTG, from the exons ATGACTCTGGACAGCGGGCGGAAGGAGCTGCTGTGGAAAACGCTGATGGAGCTGGGGGAAGACGACTTCAaggccttcaaattcttcacggACCTGCCTCAAAGGGTACTTGACACCCCCAGCCCGGTGGACGTTGCTTACGAGATGGTGAAGAAGCACGGCGAGAATGCTTTGGAGGAGACCATCAAGATTCTAAAGAGGATCGGTAACAATAACTTGGCTGAGATGTTGCGTTGCAACGTGCTTGAAATAAGAG GCACCGTCTTCTCAGTCCACGATGACAATGATCAACTTGCCAGATTGAAGGCAGACCTGCAAAGCAACCTGCATAGTTTATACAGCATTGTTCCCGAGGGCAACACCGAGCGATGGAAGCAGCAGCCTCTGGTGGATGTCTACACGGAGCTGGATGTCAGCTACGGGGCCAACGTCAGTCCCGACGAACGGCACGAGGTCCTTCAGATGGAGACTCGTGCCGCGGCGGCCAGGGAGTCTATCTTGCCTTGTGACATCTTCAAAAGCCCTGACGGGAAGCCGCGACCGATACGCACGCTGCTCACAGTCGGCTTCGCGGGAATCGGAAAAACCTTCCTGGTTCAAAATTTTGTGTGCGACTGGGCCAGCGGGAATACAAACCAGGACGTACACTTCATATTTCCCTTCACCTTCCGCGAGTTGAACACGGACAAAGGGAAAAGTTTTACGCTGGCCAAGCTCATCCGACGCTACGTTTGCGAGAGTAGGCACATGAGCGAGGAGACgttgaacaatatatttgcCGAACTGCAGACGTCCGGGAAGCGGGACTACGAAAGCAGCAGGATCAAGGTCTTGTTTGTCTTGGACGGATTGGACGAGTGCAACTTCAAAATGGACTTGAAGAATGAAATGAAAGTAGACATGGACGTGACAGAGGCCTACCCTCTGGAGGTGCTCCTGGCGCACCTTATCAAGAGGAACCTGCTTTCCTGCGCCAGGATTTGGATCACCACGCGGCCCGCGACGGCCCACGAGATCCCCTCCGACTTCATCGACAGCAGAACAGAGGTGAGAGGATTCAGTGATTCCCAGAGGCTGGAGTACTTCATGAACAGGTTCCCAAATGAAGATCGCATCATCGAGTACATCCAAAAGTCTCGCACCATCTTCATCATGTGCCACCTGCCCATCTTTTGCTGGATCACCTCTACAATTCTACAGGATCATTTGGACAAAGGGAAGGTGGGAGAACTTCCCACAACGCTGACCGAATTGTACTCAGAGCATGCCTTTCGCCACCTTGACACGAGCAAGGAGAGACAGACGACGGAGTATGCCTGTGACGTGAAAGCGCTAGCAAAGCTGGCCTTTCACAACACCATGAGTAAACGTCAAATCTTCTATGAGAAGGATCTGGCGGACTGCGGCTTTGATTACGAACAAGCCGCAAAACACTGCGGAATATTCACCGAGGTGTTCAGGGAGGTCCGTCCGCTCAGAAGAAACTTACAAGGCAAGATGTTTCAGTTCATCCATCTGACCATCCAGGAGTATATGGCCGCATTCTACGTGATGATGAGCCTCTTCCACGACAACAAGAACGTACTGACTGATTCAGAGCTGGAACCGGCAGGTGTTTtccaagaagaagaaaaatcagAAGAATTAGAAGAAATAGAATCAGAAGACGAAGAAACAGAATTagcagaagaagaaaaagaagatgaAGGTTCTTGGAAAATCACTGAGGTCCTAAGGTCAGCTCTCCAGAAAGCCTCGGAGAGTGAAGGAAACCTGGACTTGTTCCTTCGCTTCCTCGTTGGTCTTTCCTTGCCGTGCAACCAGGAAGTAGTGGGTGAACTGCTGAAGGCCCCTCAGTACTGCAGGCAAAGCAAGTCAAAAACAGTCAAGTTGATCAAGGAAAGGATCAAACGGAACACTCCAGAGAACAACATCAACTTGTTCTACTGCTTAAACGAGCTGAAGGACGACTCCTTGCTGAAGCAGatccagaaagaaatagtcttAAGTTTCCACTGGGAAGACATGCCAGATTATATGTGGTCTGCCCTGGCCTTCTTACTTACCAACGACGAAACCTTGAAGTCCATTTACCTGTCGGAATACGCCCAATCACCTTTGGTGCTCGAGAAACTGTTGGTGGTTGTCAAGGCTTCTCAAAAATTAGA GCTAGTCGAATGTTACCTGGACAAACGCAGCTGTCACCTGCTGGCTTCCGTCCTCAGCTCTCCCTCCAACCTGAGGCATCTGGACCTGAGTCTGAACGATCTGTCGGACGAGGGGGTCgagatcctctcgaaaggaTTGACCAGTCCTCACTGCATCTTACAATTCCTGGG GCTACAATGCTGCGGAATGACGAAGCAAGGATGCATTTTGTTGGCGGAGTCTCTCAAGTTAAACCCCTCTCATCTTCAAGAGCTGCACCTGAACTTCAACAATCTGTCGGACGAGGGGGTCAagatcctctcgaaaggactggccagtCCATACTGCGTCTTACAAGTCCTCAA GCTGTCAGAGTGTGGGATCACGGGGCGAGGATGTGTGTCGTTGGCCGAGCCTCTCATGTTAAACCCTTCCTATCTTCAACAGCTTTATTTGAACTTCAACAATCTGACAGACGAGGGTGTTGAGGCcctctcgaaaggactggcAAGTCCACACTGCACCTTACAAGTCCTCGA GCTGTCAGAGTGCGGGATCACGAAGCAAGGATGTGTTTCATTGGGGGAGGCTCTCAAGTTAAacccctcccatcttcaagagctggACCTGTGCTGGAACGATCTGTCGGACGAGGGGGTCGAGATCATCTCGGAAGGACTGGCCAGTCCACACTGCAGCTTAAAAGTCCTCCA ACTTTCATGGTGCAATATCACGGATAAAGGGTGCGTTTCATTGGCTAAGGCGCTCAAGTTACACTCCTCTCATCTTCAAGAGCTGTACCTTTGGGGCAATCAAataggagaagaaggaaagagGGTCTTATTGGACGTCCAAGAGGATCCCAGCTATCAGCTAAAGACTGTGTG CTTCACCGGGTGA